In the genome of Gemmatimonadota bacterium, the window GCCCGCAAGGACTCGATCGTCAAAGGCATCCACAAGTCGATCTACGGCGCCCTCGACCGGCGAAAGGAAGCGATTGACTTCCTGCGAGGGGAAGCTCGTTTCCTGAACGAGCATGAGATCGAAACGGGAGATGGCCGCTTGAGCTTCGAGAAGGCCATCGTGGCCACCGGGGCGCGTCGAGTCGTACCGCCCATTCCCGGCCTCGAGGACGTCGAGTTTCTCACCAACCGAACCGCCCTCGAGTTGAATGATCTGCCCTCCAGCATGATCATCGTGGGCGGCGGCTATGTCGGCATCGAGTTCGCCCAGATGTACGGTCGTTTCGGCACTCGAGTGACTCTCCTCGGCCGTAACAGCCGGCTGGCGCCCACGGAGGATCCGGATCTGGCGCAGCTCCTGGCTGGGTATCTTCGAGAAGAGGACATCCAAGTGTATACGAATGCTCCCGTCACCTCGCTGCGCAAAGATGGGCATGAGTCGGTGGCCTCGGCTATGGTAGATGGAGAAGAGAAGGAGTTTCGCGCTGAGGTCGTGCTGCTGGCGGCCGGTCGCGTCGGCAACACCGACCGACTCGACCTAGAGGCGGCAGGAGTAGCGACCCTGGCGAAGGGCTTCGTCCAGGTAGATGATCGGCTGACCACCAGCCAGCCCAACATCTCTGCCATCGGAGACGTGAAGGGTGGGTGGATGTTTACCCACGTGGCGACCTACGACGGACCCATCGCCGCTCTCAATGCAGTAAAGGGGGCAGGGCGCAGCGTCGACTATCGGGTGGTGCCACGCGTCATCTTCAGCGATCCGGCGCTCGCCGCCGTAGGTCTGACGGA includes:
- a CDS encoding NAD(P)/FAD-dependent oxidoreductase, with the protein product MHLVARRAAEFGVEVEGQVRFRLDQAVARKDSIVKGIHKSIYGALDRRKEAIDFLRGEARFLNEHEIETGDGRLSFEKAIVATGARRVVPPIPGLEDVEFLTNRTALELNDLPSSMIIVGGGYVGIEFAQMYGRFGTRVTLLGRNSRLAPTEDPDLAQLLAGYLREEDIQVYTNAPVTSLRKDGHESVASAMVDGEEKEFRAEVVLLAAGRVGNTDRLDLEAAGVATLAKGFVQVDDRLTTSQPNISAIGDVKGGWMFTHVATYDGPIAALNAVKGAGRSVDYRVVPRVIFSDPALAAVGLTETEASEQGYDVAVGSVPVQGARSLAIGDGRGRLKAVVNRADGEILGFHILAPHGDDLLHEVVAAMHDHGRIERIGKSVHAHPTLSEMVKAAAKAAN